In Natronomonas halophila, one DNA window encodes the following:
- a CDS encoding hydantoinase/oxoprolinase family protein produces the protein MTHNLGVDVGGTFTDVIVFDESTHELTIDKVLSTPENPSEGVLQGIEEATTKAGTSVGELDHLFHGTTVVTNMLLEETGSRVGLITTEGHEDVLHLARAWTPGPLYGWMDMEKPDPLADLVDTRGISGTINSPDGEETEPLDETEVREAVRELEDAGVESLTVALLNSYLNPEHEERVREIVEEETSELPVSISSEIVPEYGEYERTLTTVINDYARPKVIQYLDDLDASLDEAGSTAKMNVVRSDGGLMSSEAAKSQPVELALSGPSGGVVGAAAIAAKKGVPDVLTLDMGGTSTDVSLVEDGTPETTRQTKVGYREFKSRSVDVNTVGAGGGSVARVQLSGSLQVGPESSGADPGPACYGQGGEEPTVTDANVVLGRIPSGVQLGGKMDLDHEAAREAIAGIAEERGSSIEEAAQAILDIVNENMHGALRVVSVERGYDPRDFGLVAFGGAGPMHANALADVMDSYPLVIPPGPGVMSAFGFLTSDVQNEFSETYLQTDDDVTGDDVYDELRTLREEATDWLNSEGVDEENHAFEYFAECRYFRQDIQMSIPIDIDNLRSETGLAEIKGDFESRHDRRFGFSLDAPLEIANLRVIGKGTMQGVTIEAADLEGTDPSDALVDTDEVYFDGSYHDTPIYDRTELRPGNEIAGPAIVIDDDSTVVVQPDHTATIDRYANIEITRGDGR, from the coding sequence ATGACACACAACCTCGGCGTGGACGTCGGTGGCACCTTTACGGACGTCATCGTCTTCGACGAATCCACGCATGAACTCACGATAGACAAAGTACTATCAACGCCGGAAAACCCCTCTGAAGGCGTCTTACAGGGTATCGAGGAGGCGACTACGAAAGCCGGTACGTCGGTCGGGGAACTGGACCACCTCTTTCACGGGACGACGGTCGTAACGAACATGCTGCTCGAGGAGACCGGCTCTCGAGTCGGACTTATCACAACCGAAGGCCACGAGGACGTCCTGCATCTGGCGCGTGCCTGGACACCCGGCCCGCTGTACGGCTGGATGGACATGGAGAAGCCCGACCCGCTCGCGGACCTCGTCGACACGAGAGGTATCTCGGGGACGATTAATTCGCCGGATGGCGAGGAGACGGAACCGCTCGACGAGACGGAGGTCCGCGAGGCCGTTCGGGAACTGGAGGACGCAGGCGTCGAGTCGTTGACCGTCGCCCTGCTCAACTCGTATCTCAATCCGGAACATGAAGAACGGGTCCGGGAGATCGTCGAAGAGGAAACCTCTGAATTGCCCGTTTCGATATCCTCGGAAATCGTCCCGGAGTACGGCGAGTACGAACGGACGCTCACGACGGTTATCAACGACTACGCCCGCCCGAAGGTCATTCAGTATCTCGACGACCTCGACGCGTCGCTGGACGAGGCCGGGTCGACGGCCAAAATGAACGTCGTTCGGTCCGACGGCGGACTGATGAGTTCGGAGGCCGCCAAGAGTCAGCCGGTCGAACTCGCGCTCTCCGGCCCGAGTGGCGGCGTCGTCGGTGCCGCAGCTATCGCCGCGAAAAAGGGCGTTCCCGATGTACTCACGCTGGACATGGGCGGTACGTCGACGGACGTCTCGCTGGTCGAAGACGGGACGCCCGAGACGACGCGCCAAACAAAGGTCGGGTATCGGGAGTTCAAGTCCCGGTCGGTCGACGTGAACACGGTAGGTGCGGGCGGCGGTTCGGTCGCTCGCGTCCAGTTGAGCGGATCGCTGCAGGTTGGCCCGGAAAGCAGCGGTGCCGACCCCGGTCCAGCCTGCTACGGACAGGGTGGCGAGGAGCCGACGGTTACCGATGCGAACGTCGTCCTCGGTCGCATCCCATCGGGTGTTCAACTGGGCGGGAAGATGGACCTCGACCATGAGGCGGCCCGCGAGGCCATCGCCGGTATCGCCGAGGAGCGAGGCAGTTCGATTGAGGAGGCCGCACAGGCAATTCTCGATATCGTCAACGAGAACATGCACGGTGCCCTCCGTGTGGTATCCGTCGAGCGAGGGTACGACCCGCGCGACTTCGGTCTCGTCGCCTTCGGCGGCGCGGGCCCGATGCACGCCAACGCGCTCGCGGACGTGATGGATTCGTATCCGCTCGTCATCCCGCCGGGCCCCGGCGTCATGTCGGCGTTCGGCTTTCTCACCTCCGACGTGCAAAACGAGTTCTCGGAAACCTACCTCCAGACTGACGACGATGTCACCGGCGACGATGTCTACGACGAACTCCGGACCCTGCGCGAGGAAGCGACCGACTGGCTGAACTCCGAAGGCGTCGACGAGGAAAACCACGCCTTCGAGTACTTCGCGGAGTGTCGCTACTTCCGACAGGACATCCAGATGTCCATCCCTATCGACATCGACAACCTGCGAAGCGAGACGGGCCTCGCCGAAATCAAGGGCGACTTCGAGAGTCGCCACGACCGCCGGTTCGGCTTCTCCCTCGATGCGCCGCTGGAGATCGCCAACCTTCGGGTCATCGGCAAGGGGACGATGCAAGGCGTCACGATCGAAGCGGCGGACCTCGAAGGTACCGACCCCAGCGACGCGTTGGTGGACACCGACGAGGTGTATTTCGACGGCAGCTACCATGACACGCCAATCTACGACCGAACCGAGCTGCGACCGGGCAACGAGATTGCGGGGCCGGCCATCGTCATCGACGACGACTCGACGGTCGTCGTTCAGCCGGACCACACCGCGACCATCGACCGCTATGCGAACATCGAAATCACGCGAGGTGATGGCCGATGA
- a CDS encoding helix-turn-helix domain-containing protein → MLGREDDETFEIWHNARPFIVVGRGYSGNPEMFTATIHFTQHRECILQRLTADTDTPLPIEIEEVRDGSVTFVIRAGDHAERFHRELDAAEQVEHVDRLDSDNLLVTKPSCGAYSAIYRNHGTLRRSNTVHGQQREYNVLVFRRDDLKDIIDDLEAFGTVTLGKLEQFSATSESPLTERQQEVAGEALARGYYEWPRKINNEELAEALEISRATLHEHLRKAERKLLSAALDDEANRTDGLRAEHGPPAKPNRW, encoded by the coding sequence ATGCTCGGCCGGGAGGATGATGAAACGTTCGAAATATGGCATAATGCACGACCATTTATCGTCGTCGGGCGCGGATACTCCGGGAACCCCGAGATGTTCACCGCGACGATTCACTTCACGCAACACCGGGAATGCATCCTCCAGCGACTTACGGCGGATACCGACACGCCGCTGCCGATCGAGATCGAAGAGGTCAGAGACGGGTCGGTGACGTTCGTCATCCGGGCGGGCGACCACGCCGAGCGGTTCCACCGGGAACTCGACGCCGCCGAGCAGGTCGAACACGTCGACAGGCTCGATTCCGACAACCTCCTCGTGACGAAGCCGTCGTGTGGCGCGTATTCAGCGATTTACCGGAACCACGGGACGCTACGGCGTTCGAACACGGTCCACGGCCAACAGCGGGAATACAACGTGTTGGTGTTTCGTCGGGACGACCTCAAGGACATCATCGACGACCTCGAAGCGTTCGGAACCGTCACGCTCGGGAAACTCGAACAGTTCAGCGCCACCTCCGAATCCCCGCTGACCGAACGCCAGCAGGAAGTCGCCGGGGAGGCACTCGCCCGTGGCTACTACGAGTGGCCTCGGAAGATCAACAACGAAGAACTCGCTGAGGCGCTCGAGATCAGTCGAGCAACGTTGCACGAACACCTCCGAAAGGCCGAACGAAAACTCCTGTCGGCGGCGCTCGACGACGAAGCAAACCGTACGGATGGCCTCCGGGCCGAACACGGACCGCCCGCGAAACCGAACAGATGGTAG
- a CDS encoding acyl-CoA dehydrogenase family protein: MDFTLPDEHEMTREVVRDFCETEIEPIAQDIEDEHRFPEEIFEELADLDLMGVPVPEEYGGAGGDYLMYALVAEELGRVSGSVGLSYVAHTSLATMPIIKFGTEEQKERWAKPLAEGEYLGSWALTEPESGSDASDMDTMAEKDGDEYVLNGTKQFITNANVAGSVLVKAVTDPDAGYDGISTFIVDPDEDDGFEVTTVWDKMGLNASPTCEIQLDDVRVPEDRLLGEEGDGWDQTKKTLDGGRISIAALSTGLGQGAFEAAREYATEREQFDQPISKFDAVRDMIVSMDRKIERARLLTHKAAVKYDNGEDVTRISSLAKLDASEISREVAEDAVQVLGGYGYTTDFAPQRFYRDAKLMEIGEGTSEIQHLVLGRELGL; encoded by the coding sequence ATGGACTTCACGCTCCCCGACGAACACGAGATGACCCGTGAGGTCGTCCGGGATTTCTGTGAGACGGAAATCGAACCCATCGCTCAGGACATCGAGGACGAACACCGGTTCCCCGAGGAAATCTTCGAGGAATTGGCCGACCTCGATTTGATGGGCGTGCCCGTCCCCGAGGAGTACGGCGGCGCCGGCGGCGACTACCTCATGTACGCGCTCGTCGCCGAGGAACTCGGCCGCGTCTCGGGGTCGGTCGGCCTCTCGTATGTCGCCCACACCTCGCTGGCGACGATGCCGATTATCAAGTTCGGCACCGAGGAACAGAAGGAACGCTGGGCCAAGCCGCTCGCCGAGGGCGAATACCTCGGTTCGTGGGCGCTGACCGAACCCGAATCCGGGTCGGACGCCTCCGATATGGACACGATGGCCGAGAAAGACGGCGACGAGTACGTCCTCAACGGCACCAAGCAGTTCATCACCAACGCCAACGTCGCTGGCTCGGTCCTCGTGAAGGCAGTCACCGACCCCGACGCCGGCTACGACGGCATCTCGACGTTCATCGTCGACCCCGATGAGGACGATGGCTTCGAGGTCACCACCGTCTGGGACAAGATGGGCCTCAACGCCTCGCCGACCTGCGAAATCCAACTCGATGACGTCCGGGTCCCCGAGGACCGCCTGCTCGGCGAGGAAGGCGACGGCTGGGACCAGACCAAGAAGACGCTGGACGGCGGCCGCATCTCGATTGCCGCGCTCTCGACGGGCCTCGGTCAGGGCGCCTTCGAGGCTGCCCGTGAGTACGCCACCGAGCGTGAGCAGTTCGACCAGCCAATCTCCAAGTTCGACGCGGTCCGCGACATGATCGTCTCGATGGACCGGAAAATCGAGCGCGCGCGGTTGCTTACCCACAAGGCTGCGGTCAAATACGACAACGGCGAGGACGTGACCCGCATCTCCTCGCTGGCCAAACTCGACGCCTCCGAGATTTCACGGGAAGTCGCCGAGGACGCCGTGCAGGTGCTCGGCGGCTACGGCTACACGACTGATTTCGCACCGCAACGCTTCTACCGGGACGCGAAACTCATGGAAATCGGCGAGGGGACCAGCGAGATTCAGCATCTCGTGTTAGGGCGGGAACTGGGACTGTAA
- a CDS encoding RIO1 family regulatory kinase/ATPase, with amino-acid sequence MAFRRVLRASVPQSRLRAVGEEVAKRYGEPLDSIESLEADNWLSVPCVVNERWFVKVIADQHTLVHGLLTTGRNLGAFSSGTEGFFEHFSTPVEMAEHELESTRRMRELGVNAPEPLEAFEHDGLGVLVLEYLPSFRTLDAVSSEELSDLVDGLFGNLSRMHEAGIAHGDLRAENVLVAPKDGDPTLYFIDATRVNDDAIEDARAYDLACALASLAPLLGPADAVSAAADHYSAEDLLSAREFLDFVNLRPDHDFDAAQVKGEIEKFAA; translated from the coding sequence ATGGCGTTCCGACGCGTCCTCCGAGCGAGCGTGCCCCAGTCCCGACTCCGGGCGGTGGGCGAGGAGGTCGCGAAACGCTACGGCGAACCGCTGGACTCCATCGAATCGCTGGAAGCCGACAACTGGCTGTCGGTGCCGTGTGTCGTCAACGAACGCTGGTTCGTGAAGGTCATCGCCGACCAGCACACGCTGGTTCACGGCCTGCTGACGACGGGCCGCAACCTCGGCGCCTTCTCCTCCGGAACCGAGGGCTTTTTCGAACACTTCTCGACGCCCGTCGAGATGGCCGAACACGAACTCGAATCGACCCGCCGAATGCGCGAGTTGGGCGTCAACGCCCCCGAACCGCTCGAAGCCTTCGAACACGACGGCCTCGGCGTGCTCGTCCTCGAATACCTGCCCTCCTTCCGTACGCTCGATGCGGTGTCCTCCGAGGAACTCTCCGACCTCGTCGACGGCCTCTTCGGGAACCTCTCGCGGATGCACGAGGCCGGCATCGCCCACGGCGATTTGCGGGCTGAAAACGTCCTCGTCGCGCCGAAAGACGGCGACCCGACCCTCTATTTCATCGACGCGACGCGGGTCAACGACGACGCCATCGAGGACGCGCGGGCCTACGACCTCGCGTGTGCGCTGGCCTCGCTGGCACCGCTTTTGGGGCCGGCCGACGCCGTGTCGGCGGCCGCCGACCACTACTCGGCCGAGGACCTGCTGTCGGCGCGGGAGTTCCTCGATTTCGTCAATCTCCGGCCGGACCACGATTTCGACGCGGCGCAGGTCAAAGGCGAAATCGAGAAATTCGCCGCGTAA
- a CDS encoding NYN domain-containing protein, with protein MPPIHESQRVAVLADSQNLYHTAHTLYSQNLDYTALLDDAVADRELVRAIAYVIRADSPSEEDFFEALRDIGFETKIKDIKTFADGSQKANWDLGMTLDAVTLAPKIDTFVLFSGDGDFARLCTHLRHEGVRTEVMGFRSSTAEELIEAADSFVDLSENEDRYLL; from the coding sequence ATGCCGCCGATTCACGAGAGCCAGCGAGTGGCCGTACTCGCAGACTCGCAGAACCTCTATCACACCGCCCACACCCTCTATTCGCAGAACCTGGATTACACCGCGCTGCTCGATGACGCCGTCGCCGACCGCGAACTCGTGCGTGCCATCGCCTACGTCATTCGCGCGGATTCGCCCTCGGAGGAGGACTTCTTCGAAGCCCTCCGCGATATCGGCTTCGAGACGAAAATCAAGGACATCAAGACCTTCGCCGACGGCAGCCAGAAGGCCAACTGGGACCTCGGAATGACGCTGGACGCCGTGACGCTGGCGCCCAAAATCGACACGTTCGTCCTCTTCAGCGGCGACGGCGATTTCGCCCGCCTCTGTACCCACCTCCGACACGAGGGCGTCCGCACCGAGGTGATGGGCTTCCGCTCTTCGACCGCCGAGGAGCTAATCGAGGCCGCCGACTCCTTCGTCGATTTGAGCGAAAACGAGGACCGCTACCTGCTGTAA